AGTCCACCGTGTCCCGGCTGCTGGGCTCGCTGGTGAGCCGTGAAATGGTCCACCAGAACAGCGAGCGCGGAAAGTACCAGCTGGGCTTCGGCATCCTGAGGCTGGCGAGCTCCATCCCCGGACGGCTCAGCCTGGTCCGTGAAGCCCGCCCCGTACTGGAAGGGCTGGCCGAGGAATTCAAGGAGACGGTGAACCTGGCCGTCCTGCGCTCCAACTACGCCGTCAACGTGGACCAGGCCATGGGACCGTCAACGCTTGCCACCTACGACTGGGTGGGCAGCCTGACCCCGCTCCATGCGACTTCGAGCGGCAAAGTCCTCCTGGCGGCGCTGTCCGCGGACGACCGGGACCGCATCCTGAAAGAGACCGGCCTCCCGGCCCGGACGCCCCGGACCATCACCAACCGGAAGGCGCTCGAAACCCAGCTCCTCGACGTCGCCCGCGACGGCTACGGCGTGGTCCGCGAAGAGTTCGAAATCGGCCTCAACTCGATGTCCGTGCCGGTGTACAACCACATGGGTGCTGTGATCGGTGCGGTCAGCATCTCCGGGCCTGCCTTCCGTTTTGATCCCGAAAAGGCACCGGGACTCCTTGAGGCGCTGAAAGAGGCGGGACTGCAGATCAGCGCAAGAATGGGCTACACCCGCCGCTAAGGCATCAGGTCCAGGACGCCCCACGCCGGCAGCGCTCAGGGGTCCACTTCGGGCCGGGCGGTGAGGATCCGATTGGCATTGACCTGCAGGATGCCGAGCGACTCCTGGATCAGGGGTGAGGCGATGCTGCCCCTGCGCACCGCGGCGACAATGCGGCGCGTGGGTTTCGCCCTACCGGTGATGCGTAGCCGAACCACGTTTTCGGCACCATGCAAAGGCGCCAGCCGGGGCAGCAGGCCGACGCCCAGCCCCGCACCCACGAACGCGATCTGGGTTTCCCATTCAACGGCCTCGTGGGCAATCCTCGGTGTCACCCCGACTGCCGTGAACGCCGCGGTGAACAGGGAATGGTAGGTGGAACCGACTGCCTCCGTGATCCATGGTTCCGATGCCAGTTCTTCAAGCGTCGCTGTTTCCCGTGATGCCAGCGGATGGTCACCGGGAATGATGACGTCCAGCGGATCGTCGAGCAGAACTCTCTGCTCGAAGCGCGGATCGTCCTCACCATAACTGTCGGACTGCATGGCGACAATGACTGCAAGGTCGATTCGTTCCGCAATCAACAAGTCGAAGCAGCGGGCCGGATCAGCCTCAAGAACCTGCACCTCCAGCATGGGGCGTGTTGAGCGCAGGGTGGCGGCCAGCGGCGCGAGCAACTGGGCGGCTGCTGAGGAGAATCCGCCGAGGCCAAAGTGGGACTGCACCTGGTCGCCAGCCTCCATGGCTGCGGCGCGCAGCTTCTCCCATTGGGCAATGAGGGGATCCGAGCCCGCCACCAGAAAGCGTCCCGTGGCGGTAAGACGCACACCCCGGCCGTCCTTCGTCAGCAGCTGCATTCCAAGCACGCGCTGGAGCTCCCGCAATTGCGCGGAGACAGCGGAGGGAGAATAACCCGTGAGCTCCGCGGTTGCGCCAATAGTGCCGCACCGGGCAAACACCCGAAGTGTTGTGAGCCGTGGATCGATCATGCATCTATTCTGCATGGTTATCTTCAAAATCACGCGCTTTTGTTGCAGCTCCCGTGACCCTAATCTCATCATTACAAGTACTTCGACCGGCCGTTAGCACCCGCCCACGCATGGCCGCCGCAACACCCACTACCCATGCCTCCCGGGAGGAAACCCATGACTGCTTCAGTGAACGTCCCCCTCAATTCACGCGGAAAACTCGCTGCATCCTTGCCGGCCGAGCAGCTGGCAGAAATTACCGCGCTGTTTGAGTTCCGGCGCACCGGCTACTCCCTCGATGCCCCCTTCTACACCGATCGCTCGATCTTCAACATCGACATGGAGGCCATTTTCGGCCAGCACTGGATCTTTGCCGCGAGCACCGCCGAACTGCCGGAGCCGGGCGACTACGTCACCGTCGACTACGGGCCCTACTCCCTGATTGTGCTGCGCAACGACGACGGCGCCGTGAACGTCCTGCACAACGTATGCCGCCACCGCGGCGCCCGCGTTCTCACCGAAGCTGCCGGGTCAACCGGAAACCTGGTCTGCGGCTACCACTCCTGGACCTACTCCCCGGAGGGTAATTTGATCCATGCCTCCGCGCCGGGGGAAACGAAGTTCGACAAGAGCTGCTTCGGCCTCAAACGCGCCCACGGCCGCGAAGTCGCCGGACTCATCTTCGTCTGCATTGCCGATGATGCGCCGACGGACTTCGATGAAACCGCAAAAATCTTTGAG
Above is a window of Arthrobacter sp. FB24 DNA encoding:
- a CDS encoding IclR family transcriptional regulator, which translates into the protein MASKNDPESDVDADSGQHGGVQSVDRAMAVLEILARDGHAGVSEIAEEMGIHKSTVSRLLGSLVSREMVHQNSERGKYQLGFGILRLASSIPGRLSLVREARPVLEGLAEEFKETVNLAVLRSNYAVNVDQAMGPSTLATYDWVGSLTPLHATSSGKVLLAALSADDRDRILKETGLPARTPRTITNRKALETQLLDVARDGYGVVREEFEIGLNSMSVPVYNHMGAVIGAVSISGPAFRFDPEKAPGLLEALKEAGLQISARMGYTRR
- a CDS encoding LysR family transcriptional regulator, whose protein sequence is MIDPRLTTLRVFARCGTIGATAELTGYSPSAVSAQLRELQRVLGMQLLTKDGRGVRLTATGRFLVAGSDPLIAQWEKLRAAAMEAGDQVQSHFGLGGFSSAAAQLLAPLAATLRSTRPMLEVQVLEADPARCFDLLIAERIDLAVIVAMQSDSYGEDDPRFEQRVLLDDPLDVIIPGDHPLASRETATLEELASEPWITEAVGSTYHSLFTAAFTAVGVTPRIAHEAVEWETQIAFVGAGLGVGLLPRLAPLHGAENVVRLRITGRAKPTRRIVAAVRRGSIASPLIQESLGILQVNANRILTARPEVDP